A single Antechinus flavipes isolate AdamAnt ecotype Samford, QLD, Australia chromosome 5, AdamAnt_v2, whole genome shotgun sequence DNA region contains:
- the ARL4A gene encoding ADP-ribosylation factor-like protein 4A produces the protein MGNGLSEPGPGLLAGLPPFQCFHIVILGLDCAGKTTVLYRLQFDEFVNTVPTKGFNTEKVRVTLGNAKTVTFHFWDVGGQEKLRPLWKSYTRCTDGIVFVVDSVDVERMDEAKTELHRITRLAENQGVPVLLVANKQDLRDSLPLPEIARLLAVGELAASTPWHLQPTCAIIGDGLREGLEKLHEMILKRRKMLRQQKKKR, from the coding sequence ATGGGCAATGGGCTGTCGGAGCCCGGCCCCGGCCTCCTGGCCGGCCTGCCCCCCTTCCAGTGCTTCCACATCGTGATCCTGGGCCTGGACTGCGCCGGCAAGACCACCGTGCTGTACCGGCTGCAGTTCGACGAGTTCGTGAACACGGTGCCCACGAAGGGCTTCAACACGGAGAAGGTGCGCGTGACGCTGGGCAACGCCAAGACGGTGACGTTCCACTTCTGGGACGTGGGCGGCCAGGAGAAGCTGCGGCCGCTCTGGAAGTCGTACACGCGCTGCACCGACGGCATCGTGTTCGTGGTGGACTCGGTGGACGTGGAACGCATGGACGAGGCCAAGACGGAGCTGCACCGCATCACGCGTTTGGCCGAGAACCAGGGCGTGCCCGTGCTGCTGGTGGCCAACAAGCAGGACCTGCGCGACTCGCTGCCGCTGCCCGAGATCGCGCGGCTGCTGGCCGTGGGCGAGCTGGCCGCGTCCACTCCCTGGCACCTGCAGCCCACCTGCGCCATCATCGGCGATGGGCTGCGCGAGGGCCTCGAGAAGCTGCACGAGATGATCCTCAAGCGCAGAAAGATGCTGCGCcagcagaagaagaagagatga